A single region of the Procambarus clarkii isolate CNS0578487 chromosome 59, FALCON_Pclarkii_2.0, whole genome shotgun sequence genome encodes:
- the LOC138353682 gene encoding uncharacterized protein isoform X1, which translates to MPPLPAAGTNVPAKWMKPTLKCCGRSWQQRAAGKYLQIYKCGLESPEVPLSVGRVKQNQVKVIMMHGLAWSEAPLLCKRKSTKVIVSGVALAFWIFCSSRSIWPTT; encoded by the exons atgcctcccctaccagcagctggcacaaatgttccagctaagtggatgaagcccacactaaaat gttgtggaaggtcctggcaacaaagagctgcaggaaaatacttgcagatctaca aatgtggtttggaaagtccagaagtccctctgtcagttggaagagttaaacagaatcag gtgaaagtgattatgatgcatggactggcttggagtgaggctcctttactctgcaaaaggaaatctacaaaa gtgattgtctctggagttgccttggccttttggatcttctgttcatctaggagcatctggcccacaacctga
- the LOC138353682 gene encoding uncharacterized protein isoform X2: MLWKVLATKSCRKILADLHFPECGLESPEVPLSVGRVKQNQVKVIMMHGLAWSEAPLLCKRKSTKVIVSGVALAFWIFCSSRSIWPTT; encoded by the exons at gttgtggaaggtcctggcaacaaagagctgcaggaaaatacttgcagatctaca ttttccagaatgtggtttggaaagtccagaagtccctctgtcagttggaagagttaaacagaatcag gtgaaagtgattatgatgcatggactggcttggagtgaggctcctttactctgcaaaaggaaatctacaaaa gtgattgtctctggagttgccttggccttttggatcttctgttcatctaggagcatctggcccacaacctga